One Pyrus communis chromosome 13, drPyrComm1.1, whole genome shotgun sequence genomic window carries:
- the LOC137711966 gene encoding replication protein A 70 kDa DNA-binding subunit B, with product MEHMPIRLLLPYNPISKLQVRICRIWVTKNIGADRQPASLDCVFVDKEGHAIQATMKPWDIQFFLEHLKVGIVYEIDKFRVIRNRTSSKIVPHDAMLELNKNTSIVPVEKPNQVIPMHWFNLIEFDNLDQRVDKDVHLTDVFGCLMALQPIENITVQNIRVEKKRDLQLQNTRGEQVTVTLWAETATNFQEDALKSLSPPVFIVLTSLKVKKYKGKPVMGTTGSTVCIFNPDIPLLSEYEQK from the exons ATGGAGCATATGCCAATTCGTCTTTTGTTACCATACAACCCAATAAGCAAACTACAAGTTAGGATATGCAGAATTTGGGTGACAAAAAATATTGGAGCTGATCGTCAACCTGCAAGTTTGGACTGTGTCTTTGTTGACAAAGAG GGACATGCAATTCAGGCAACCATGAAACCCTGGGACATCCAATTCTTTTTGGAGCATCTAAAAGTTGGGATCGTGTATGAAATAGATAAATTTCGTGTTATCCGCAACAGAACGTCAAGCAAAATTGTCCCTCACGATGCTATGCTTGAGTTAAACAAAAACACTAGCATAGTCCCTGTTGAGAAACCAAATCAAGTGATACCAATGCATTGGTTTAATTTGATTGAATTTGATAACCTTGACCAAAGAGTTGATAAAGATGTACACCTCACAG ATGTTTTTGGTTGTCTAATGGCTTTACAACCAATTGAAAACATCACTGTGCAAAATATTAGAGTTGAAAAAAAGCGAGACCTCCAACTTCAAAATACTAG AGGTGAACAAGTTACAGTTACCCTATGGGCAGAAACTGCAACAAACTTTCAAGAAGATGCATTAAAATCGCTTTCACCTCCTGTCTTCATTGTTTTGACTTCActcaaagtgaagaaatataaag gaaaaccTGTTATGGGAACCACAGGCTCAACGGTTTGTATTTTCAATCCTGATATCCCACTACTTTCAGAATATGAACAAAAGTGA
- the LOC137712415 gene encoding uncharacterized protein, with product MNTQDPNARQLSYVEFPSKYVWNSENKEWTRRKNGKSLGRVAYVHPAAGELYYLRLLLNYQKGGFCFDDLRTIRGVLQPTFQAACNSLGLLGDDKEWNNAMLEAMVTASLHQLRQLFVTLVLFCDVADPATLFEAHWKMMCDDISIKMINAFGLQDMSKYEDELKNSLLYELEKLFVASNSSLSKHHLPIPSKDVIDRLKNRSLREELNYDTESLKEQHSQLVAQLNREQKIVYDSVIKVVDHNKPGMFFVHGHGGTGKTFLWTTIIAKIRSENHIVLAVASSGIASLLLPGGRTAHSRFKIPISITDCSLCEIKKGTHLAQLISDAALIVWDEAPMNHKQCFETLDRSLRDVLKGSKPGFDDLPFGGKPILFGGDFRQILPIVPNETKADIVEASLTSSYLWPSLTIFFLKENMRLSKTGLNEKEKQELADFANWILQIGNGSVTNSILSTDEENSWVEISKDFLIDFEDNPIENMVSAVYTDFQRNFHDVSYLKERAIVTPRNGTVTEINDFMLTMVPGENRTYLSFDSVSSSTENVENLDILYPLEFLNQLDLPGLPHHKLALKVGMPVMLLRNLNQSSGLCNGTRLVVMQLTDRIVEVKIITGSNIGERVYIPRIITESSQNKYPFTLRRRQFPLRICYAMTINKSQGQSLKIVGLFLSQTVFSHGQLYVALSRVTSKKGLKIVIAHDCDMPYGYTKNIVYKDVLNRLHED from the exons ATGAATACTCAAGATCCTAATGCACGCCAGTTGTCTTATGTTGAATTTCCTTCGAAATATGTTTGGAATAGTGAGAATAAAGAGTGGACTCGAAGGAAAAATGGTAAATCTCTAGGTAGAGTTGCATATGTTCACCCTGCTGCCGGTGAATTATACTATTTGAGATTATTGCTTAATTATCAAAAAGGTGGCTTTTGTTTTGATGATTTAAGAACAATTAGAGGTGTTCTTCAACCCACATTTCAGGCTGCGTGCAACTCGCTTGGCCTATTGGGAGATGACAAGGAGTGGAACAATGCAATGTTAGAAGCGATGGTTACCGCATCATTGCATCAATTGCGACAATTGTTTGTTAcattagttttgttttgtgatgtTGCTGATCCAGCAACTTTGTTTGAGGCACATTGGAAAATGATGTGTGATGACATCTCGATAAAGATGATTAATGCTTTTGGCTTGCAAGATATGTCTAAGTATGAGGATGAACTTAAAAATTCTCTTTTGTATGAGTTAGAAAAGTTGTTTGTTGCTTCAAATAGTTCTCTATCTAAGCATCATCTCCCAATTCCAAGCAAAGATGTCATAGATAGACTTAAGAATAGAAGTTTAAGAGAGGAGTTAAACTACGACACTGAATCATTGAAAGAGCAACATTCACAGTTGGTTGCACAATTGAATAGAGaacaaaaaatagtttatgaTAGTGTCATAAAGGTAGTTGATCATAATAAGCCTGGTATGTTTTTTGTTCACGGACATGGTGGGACTGGTAAAACTTTTTTGTGGACTACTATCATAGCTAAGATTAGATCAGAAAACCATATTGTTTTGGCAGTAGCTTCATCTGGAATTGCCTCCCTTTTGCTTCCTGGAGGAAGAACTGCACACTCTCGATTTAAAATCCCTATTAGCATTACAGATTGTTCACTttgtgaaataaaaaaaggaactcATCTAGCACAATTAATTAGTGATGCAGCTCTTATTGTTTGGGATGAAGCACCAATGAATcataaacaatgttttgaaaCTTTAGATAGATCTCTTCGTGATGTTCTCAAAGGTTCAAAACCAGGTTTTGACGATTTGCCATTTGGAGGAAAGCCAATTCTCTTTGGAGGTGATTTTAGACAAATTTTACCTATTGTCCCAAATGAAACTAAGGCTGACATTGTTGAAGCTTCGTTGACAAGCTCTTATCTTTGGCCTTCtttaaccattttttttctcaaagaaAACATGAGACTTTCAAAAACAGGTttgaatgaaaaggaaaaacaagagTTGGCTGATTTTGCTAATTGGATATTACAAATTGGAAACGGTAGTGTCACTAATTCTATATTGTcaactgatgaagaaaattctTGGGTTGAAATATCAAAAGACTTTCTCATTGATTTTGAAGACAATCCCATTGAAAACATGGTTTCAGCAGTGTACACAGATTTTCAAAGAAATTTTCATGATGTGTCATATTTGAAAGAAAGAGCTATTGTTACACCGCGAAACGGCACAGTGACTGAAATAAATGATTTTATGTTAACTATGGTGCCTGGTGAAAATCGCACATATCTTAGTTTTGATTCTGTGTCTTCTTCAACGgaaaatgttgaaaatcttgATATACTATACCCATTAGAATTTTTGAACCAACTTGACTTACCTGGTTTGCCACACCACAAGCTGGCATTAAAAGTCGGTATGCCAGTAATGTTGCTTAGGAATTTAAATCAAAGTTCTGGATTGTGTAATGGCACAAGATTGGTGGTGATGCAATTAACTGATAGAATTGTGGAAGTAAAGATCATAACGGGTAGCAACATTGGTGAAAGAGTTTACATTCCAAGAATCATTACTGAGTCATCACAAAATAAATATCCGTTTACTTTGCGAAGAAGACAATTTCCTCTCAGAATTtgctatgcaatgacaattaaTAAGAGTCAAGGACAATCTTTGAAGATTGTTGGGCTATTTCTATCTCAAACAGTTTTTTCTCATGGACAGCTCTACGTTGCATTATCTAGGGTCACCTCAAAAAAGGGTCTTAAAATTGTGATTGCTCATGATTGTGATATGCCTTACGGATACACAAAGAACATTGTTTATAAAGATGTTTTGAATCGTTTACATGAAG ATTGA
- the LOC137713260 gene encoding cysteine-rich receptor-like protein kinase 44: MGCCICSGFWACLDKLKAGGRSAAAGVDDAEDRIESFDLFFDLHALQIATSFFSDLNKLGHGGFGPVYKGLMPNGQEIAVKKLSLDSRQGAREFTNEVKLLLRVQHKNLVMLLGCCVEGPEKMLVYEYLSNKSLDYFLFDKQKSGSLDWTTRFRVIMGVARGLLYLHEEAPERIIHRDIKASNILLDEKLNPKISDFGLARLFPGEDTHLNTFRISGTHGYMAPEYAMHGYLSVKTDVFSYGILVLEIVCGRKNHDGQLEREKADLLSYTWMLHQRGKVLDLVDPTLARCNPDEAAMCIQIGLLCCQASVAERPDMNSIHLMFSSDSFTLPRPGKPGLQGRGGRWTTTSTSAFTNNTNASSGYTGATKASGGSSFIEEYSRNSMSHSSMDEGR; the protein is encoded by the exons ATGGGGTGCTGCATCTGCTCCGGTTTCTGGGCCTGCTTGGATAAGCTGAAAGCCGGCGGACGGTCCGCCGCAGCTGGAGTCGACGACGCCGAGGACAGAATTGAGTCCTTCGATCTCTTCTTCGACCTCCACGCGCTGCAAATCGCCACCAGCTTCTTCTCCGACCTCAACAAACTCGGGCACGGAGGCTTTGGCCCCGTTTACAAG GGTTTGATGCCAAATGGTCAAGAAATAGCTGTAAAGAAGCTGTCTTTAGATTCAAGGCAGGGAGCTAGAGAATTCACCAACGAGGTGAAACTGTTACTGAGAGTTCAGCACAAGAATTTGGTCATGTTATTGGGGTGTTGTGTAGAAGGGCCTGAGAAGATGCTGGTTTACGAGTATCTCTCAAACAAAAGCCTCGATTACTTTCTTTTCG atAAACAGAAATCTGGAAGTTTGGATTGGACAACAAGGTTTCGGGTGATTATGGGAGTGGCAAGAGGTCTTCTTTACCTTCATGAAGAGGCCCCGGAAAGGATCATTCATAGGGACATCAAAGCTAGTAATATATTACTAGATGAGAAGCTGAATCCGAAAATCTCGGATTTTGGCTTGGCAAGACTCTTTCCTGGGGAGGACACTCATCTCAATACATTTCGGATTTCTGGTACTCA TGGTTATATGGCCCCTGAATATGCAATGCATGGATATTTATCGGTGAAGACAGATGTTTTCAGTTACGGAATCTTGGTGTTAGAGATTGTGTGCGGGAGAAAGAATCACGATGGGCAGCTCGAAAGAGAAAAAGCCGATCTCTTGAGCTAT ACATGGATGCTGCATCAAAGAGGGAAGGTACTGGACTTAGTTGACCCAACCCTGGCCAGGTGCAATCCCGACGAGGCAGCAATGTGCATTCAGATAGGACTTTTATGCTGTCAAGCAAGCGTTGCAGAACGGCCAGACATGAACTCCATCCATCTCATGTTTTCGAGTGATTCATTTACTTTGCCGAGGCCAGGTAAACCTGGACTTCAGGGCCGTGGAGGACGTTGGACGACCACTTCTACTTCCGCTTTTACCAACAATACTAATGCCAGTAGCGGATACACAGGTGCCACCAAGGCCTCCGGCGGAAGCAGTTTTATTGAGGAATATTCTAGAAATTCGATGTCTCATTCTTCTATGGACGAAGGTAGATGA
- the LOC137713262 gene encoding uncharacterized protein, with translation MDLNLLKWKPNWQLRKCCNHDQVIFLISVAVCTVVILVLWRTVLMTPFKLITVFLHEVSHAIACLLTCGKVEGIKVNADEGGVTQTRGGISWLILPAGYLGSSFWGMVLILASTKHLTTQIAAGCFVVALIIVFFLAKNWTLRGLCIGFIVLFAGIWYLQEATPVHMLREVILFTGVMNSLFSVYDIYDDLISRRINTSDAERFADECPCCTGCGWGVIWAFISFTFLCGSVYLALVILSPRV, from the exons atggACTTGAATTTGTTGAAATGGAAGCCAAATTGGCAACTCAGAAAATGCTGCAACCACGACCAAGTGATCTTCCTCATCTCCGTTGCTGTCTGCACTGTCGTTATCCTTGTG CTGTGGAGGACGGTACTGATGACACCATTTAAGCTTATAACCGTGTTTCTTCACGAGGTGAGCCATGCAATCGCATGTCTGCTTACTTGTGGTAAG GTGGAAGGGATTAAGGTTAACGCAGATGAAGGTGGAGTCACACAAACCCGTGGTGGCATATCCTGGCTCATTTTGCCCGCCGGAT ATCTTGGTTCATCGTTCTGGGGGATGGTATTGATTCTTGCGTCTACAAAACATCTCACTACACAAATCGCTGCTGGCTGTTTCGTTGTTGCTCTAATTATTGTGTTCTTTTTAGCTAAAAAT TGGACGCTTCGAGGACTTTGTATAG GATTCATTGTTTTATTTGCTGGAATTTGGTATCTGCAAGAAGCAACGCCGGTTCATATGCTTAGGGAAGTGATTCTGTTCACCG GTGTAATGAACAGCTTGTTTTCGGTTTATG ATATCTACGATGATCTTATATCGCGTAGAATCAATACGAGTGATGCCGAAAGATTTGCAGATGAGTGTCCCTGCTGTACTGGATGTGGATGGGGTGTCATTTG GGCATTCATATCGTTCACATTTCTCTGTGGATCCGTGTACCTAGCTCTTGTGATTTTGTCTCCGCGTGTGTGA
- the LOC137713090 gene encoding transcription factor MYB62-like: protein MSTKTKTLSSSSSGEDDGELRRGPWTLEEDSLLIQYIARHGEGRWNLLAKRSGLRRTGKSCRLRWLNYLKPDVKRGNLSPEEQLLILDLHSKMGNKWSKIAQYLPGRTDNEIKNYWRTRVQKQARHLRIDTSSVEFQNMIRCFWMPRLQQKIGGGTSISSAVLNQNHAISQPLEYNTFPHFTATISPPPRNIVQEEINMSAPMYNLDVEKQNTKAEYCTGPYIFPSEPMDMSKTVQFPECPPFHCGDNNGYDTESFNLQETVSADSAPNFPGNSAGDCYVAETNWFDSDFLCGIWNADEM from the exons ATGTCGACAAAGACTAAAACCCTAAGTAGCAGTAGTTCCGGAGAAGACGATGGTGAGCTTAGGAGAGGGCCATGGACTCTTGAAGAAGACTCTCTTCTTATTCAGTACATAGCTCGTCACGGCGAAGGCCGATGGAACTTGCTAGCCAAACGTTCAG GATTAAGGAGAACTGGCAAAAGTTGCAGATTGAGATGGTTGAATTATCTGAAACCTGACGTTAAGCGAGGAAATCTTAGCCCTGAAGAACAGCTCTTGATTCTTGACCTCCACTCAAAAATGGGAAACAA GTGGTCGAAAATCGCGCAATATTTACCGGGAAGAACAGACAATGAAATCAAGAACTACTGGAGAACAAGGGTGCAGAAACAAGCCCGGCATCTCCGAATCGACACGAGCAGCGTAGAGTTTCAAAACATGATAAGGTGCTTTTGGATGCCAAGGTTGCAGCAGAAGATAGGAGGAGGAACATCTATTTCTTCAGCTGTGTTAAACCAAAACCATGCCATTTCGCAGCCTCTCGAATACAACACCTTCCCACATTTTACAGCAACAATATCGCCGCCACCACGAAATATAGTGCAGGAAGAAATTAATATGAGTGCACCAATGTACAATTTAGATGTCGAAAAGCAGAACACAAAGGCAGAGTACTGCACAGGTCCTTACATTTTTCCTTCAGAGCCAATGGACATGTCGAAGACTGTGCAGTTTCCGGAATGTCCTCCTTTCCATTGTGGTGACAACAATGGCTATGACACGGAATCCTTCAATCTGCAGGAAACTGTGTCAGCGGACTCAGCACCAAATTTTCCAGGAAATTCTGCCGGCGATTGCTACGTGGCAGAAACCAACTGGTTTGACAGTGATTTTTTGTGTGGCATATGGAACGCGGACGAAATGTAG
- the LOC137713985 gene encoding transcription factor BEE 3-like, with protein MSEFTEDFQSIKPSFPFLDIDPNMELVNQFADQFNIPSVMEYPSLNFHTYMPFSNDSYLFSNQEPEFPAGNMVENFPKLEVHQIVADGNESKKRIAVDDASQSSSGISTPPVSETGITRKNSAGRGKRVKSNEKEDEKPKEVVHVRARRGQATDSHSLAERVRRGKINERLRCLQNIVPGCSNKTMGMAVMLDEIINYVQSLQNQIEFLSMRLAAASSFYDFNSSTDVTETMQIAAELERLKREAAGYGGFGASFQSTSSTWSP; from the exons ATGTCTGAATTCACAGAAGATTTTCAAAGCATTAAACCTTCATTTCCTTTCTTAGATATTGACCCAAACATGGAACTAGTAAACCAGTTTGCAGACCAATTCAATATTCCAAGTGTCATGGAATATCCAAGCTTGAATTTCCACACCTACATGCCCTTCTCAAACGACAGTTACTTGTTCAGCAATCAAGAACCCGAGTTCCCTGCCGGAAACATGGTCGAAAACTTTCCAAAATTAGAAGTTCATCAGATAGTTGCGGATGGAAATGAAAGCAAGAAGAGAATAGCAGTGGATGATGCATCACAGAGCAGCTCTGGAATCTCTACTCCCCCAGTTTCCGAAACCGGGATTACGCGAAAAAAT AGCGCAGGAAGAGGAAAGAGGGTCAAGAGCAATGAGAAGGAAGATGAGAAACCAAAGGAAGTTGTTCATGTTAGAGCCAGGAGAGGGCAAGCTACTGATAGCCACAGTCTAGCAGAAAGG GTTAGAAGAGGAAAAATCAATGAAAGACTGAGATGTTTGCAAAATATTGTCCCAGGGTGCTCCAACAAG ACGATGGGAATGGCGGTAATGTTGGACGAGATAATTAACTATGTTCAGTCCTTGCAGAACCAGATTGAG TTCCTATCTATGAGGCTGGCTGCAGCAAGCTCTTTCTATGACTTCAACTCAAGTACTGATGTTACGGAGACAATGCAG ATAGCAGCAGAGTTGGAGAGATTGAAGAGAGAAGCTGCAGGATATGGAGGGTTTGGTGCTAGTTTCCAATCAACATCTTCAACTTGGTCCCCCTGA
- the LOC137712024 gene encoding small ribosomal subunit protein eS7, whose translation MYTSRKKIYKDNNAEPTEFEESVAQAVFDLENTNQELKSDLKDLYINSAIQVDVSGSKKAVVIHVPYRLRKAYRKIHVRLVRELEKKFSGKDVILIATRRIVRPPKKGSAAQRPRTRTLTAVHEAMLEDVVLPAEIIGKRIRYRLDGSKIMKVFLDPKERNNTEYKLESFSAVYRKLSGKDVVFEYPITEA comes from the exons ATGTATACTTCAAGGAAGAAGATTTACAAGGATAACAATGCTGAGCCGACTGAATTCGAAGAGTCGGTTGCTCAA GCGGTATTTGATTTGGAAAACACAAATCAGGAGCTGAAGAGTGATCTGAAGGACCTCTATATCAACTCAGCAAT TCAAGTTGATGTGTCTGGAAGCAAGAAGGCCGTGGTTATCCATGTGCCCTATAGGCTTAGGAAGGCTTATCGCAAGATCCATGTTCGCCTCGTGAGGGAGCTTGAGAAGAAGTTCAGTGGGAAG GATGTGATCCTGATTGCCACACGTAGGATTGTGAGGCCTCCTAAGAAAGGGTCAGCTGCTCAACGTCCCCGCACTCGTACACTAACTGCTGTGCATGAAGCAATGTTGGAAGATGTTGTGTTGCCTGCTGAGATAATTGGAAAGCGCATCAGATACCGTCTGGATGGATCCAAGATAATGAAG GTGTTCTTGGACCCCAAGGAACGAAACAACACCGAGTACAAGCTGGAGAGCTTCTCTGCTGTTTACCGGAAGCTTTCAGGAAAGGATGTTGTGTTCGAGTACCCAATCACCGAAGCATAG